One segment of Anser cygnoides isolate HZ-2024a breed goose chromosome 37, Taihu_goose_T2T_genome, whole genome shotgun sequence DNA contains the following:
- the LOC125181648 gene encoding olfactory receptor 14C36-like has protein sequence MSNSSFPKEFLLLPFADTRELQLLHFGLFLGIYLAALLGNGLILTAVACDHRLHTPMYFFLLNLALIDLGTITTTVPKAMANSLWDTTTISYAGCATQVFFFVVFVAAEFYLLTIMAYDRYIAICKPLHYGTIMDSRTCVNMAAAVWSSGFLNALLHTSNTFSLPLCNGNALDQFFCEIPQILKLSCSDAYLREVGLLVISACLLFGCFVFLVLSYVQIFRAVLRIPSMQGRHKAFSTCLPHLAVASLFISNSTFAYLKPPSMSSSSVNLWLAVLYSVVPPALNPLIYSMRNQQLKNSVWKVMMGCFSEAIKCLSFA, from the coding sequence atgtccaacagcagcttccccaaagagttcctcctcctgccattcgcagacacacgcgagctgcagctcctgcacttcgggctcttcctgggcatctacctggctgccctcctgggtaatggcctcatcctcacagccgtagcctgcgaccaccgcctccacacccccatgtacttcttcctcctcaacctcgccctcaTCGACCTGGGCACTATTACCACCACTGttcccaaagccatggccaattccctctgggacaccactACCATTTCCTATGCAGGTTGTGCTacccaggtctttttctttgttgtcttTGTCGCAGCAGAGTTTTATCTTCTCACtatcatggcctatgaccgctacattgccatctgcaaaccccTGCACTATGGGACAATAATGGACAGCAGAACTTGTGTCAACATGGCAGCAGCTGTCTGGAGtagtggctttctcaatgccCTCCTTCACACTTCCAATACATTTTCACTACCATTGTGCAACGGCAATGccctggaccagttcttctgtgaaattccccagatcctcaagctctcttgctcagatgcctacctcagagaAGTTGGACTTCTTGTGATTAGTGCCTGTTTATtatttgggtgttttgttttccttgtgctgtcctatgtgcagattttcagggcagtgctgaggatcccctcgatgcagggacggcacaaagcgttttccacatgcctccctcacctggctgtggctTCCCTGTTCATTAGCAACAGCACATTTGCCTACCTAAAACCTCCATCCATGTCCTCCTCATCCGTGAATCTTTGgctggcagttctgtactcggtggtgcctcccGCACTGAACCctctcatctacagcatgaggaaccagcAGCTGAAGAATTCAGTGTGGAAAGTGATGATGGgatgtttttcagaagcaataaaATGCCTGTCTTTTGCATAA
- the LOC125179666 gene encoding olfactory receptor 14A16-like produces MSNSTFPNEFLLLPFADTRELQLLHFGLFLGIYLAALLGNGLILTAVACDHRLHTPMYFFLFNLALLDLGTITTTVPKAMANSLWDTRAISFAGCATQIFMFALFVAAEFSLLTIMAYDRYIAICKPLHYGTIMDSRTCVNMAAAAWGSTFLYAVLHTANTFSLPLCQGNALNQFFCEIPQILKLSCSDAYLREVGLVVITLCLLFLCFVFIVLSYVQIFRAVLRMPSEQGRHKAFSTCVPHLAVVSLFISTGTFSYLKPSTMSSSSLNLLLAVLYSVVPPAVNPLIYSMRNKELKDAVWKLMMRCFSEALNFLVSSAYHS; encoded by the coding sequence ATGTCCAACAGCACCTTCCCCAACGAGTTCCTCCTCttgccattcgcagacacacgcgagctgcagctcctgcacttcgggctcttcctgggcatctacctggctgccctcctgggcaacggcctcatccttACAGCCGTAGCCTgtgaccaccgcctccacacccccatgtacttcttcctcttcaacctcgccctcctcgacctgggcacTATTACCaccactgtccccaaagccatggccaactccctctgggacaccagggccatttcctttGCGGGTTGTGCTACCCAGATCTTTATGTTTGCTCTCTTTGTCGCAGCAGAGTtttctcttctcaccatcatggcctatgaccgctacattgccatctgcaaaccccTGCACTATGGGACAATAATGGACAGCAGAACTTGTGTcaacatggcagcagctgcctggggcagtacTTTTCTctatgctgtgctgcacacggccaataccttttccctccccctctgccaaggcaatgccctgaaccagttcttctgtgaaattccccagatcctcaagctctcctgctcagatgcctacctcagagaAGTTGGGCTTGTTGTGATTACTTTATGTTTactctttttgtgttttgttttcattgtgctgtcctatgtgcagatcttcagggctgtgctgagaaTGCCCTCAgagcagggacggcacaaagccttttccacgtgcgtccctcacctggctgtggtctccctgttcaTCAGCACTGGCACATTTTCCTACCTGAAACCCTCCACcatgtcctcctcctccctgaaTCTTTTGCttgcagttctgtactcggtggtgcctccagcagtgaaccccctcatctacagtatgaggaacaaggagctgAAGGATGCAGTGTGGAAACTGATGATGAGATGTTTTTCAGAGGCATTGAACTTCCTGGTTTCTTCTGCATATCACTCATAA